A genomic region of Rhodococcus oxybenzonivorans contains the following coding sequences:
- a CDS encoding DUF5313 family protein yields MTENTADNTTPTATPEPTARQRLGYVLGRTLPTELHPWVVGDTTGPGATRRYATRCLIPLIPILAGLLLIPGPWIIRTGMVLLLFLPFVYFLLALKNIYLRHRLVSHGLDPRLLNVHQQRRLDQQQASYESRYRSAP; encoded by the coding sequence ATGACCGAGAACACCGCAGACAACACGACCCCCACCGCCACACCCGAACCCACTGCGCGGCAACGCCTCGGCTACGTCCTGGGCAGAACACTGCCCACCGAGTTGCACCCATGGGTCGTGGGCGACACCACCGGCCCCGGCGCCACCCGCCGCTACGCCACCCGTTGCCTCATCCCGCTGATTCCCATCCTCGCCGGACTCCTGCTGATCCCCGGACCCTGGATCATCCGCACGGGGATGGTGCTGCTGCTGTTCCTGCCGTTCGTGTACTTCCTTCTCGCCCTGAAGAACATCTACCTCCGCCACCGGCTGGTCAGCCACGGCCTCGACCCCCGCCTCCTCAACGTTCACCAACAACGCCGACTCGACCAACAGCAGGCCTCCTACGAATCCCGTTACCGGTCGGCCCCCTGA
- a CDS encoding DUF2188 domain-containing protein, with amino-acid sequence MKRATPSTRLRIYDVLPHEGDPAQRWEMHQHGTRQHTYFGTQREAIAAAREQAQTHHPARVVLHAPDGFAYREFTC; translated from the coding sequence ATGAAGCGGGCAACACCATCGACAAGATTGAGGATCTACGACGTGCTGCCGCACGAGGGCGATCCCGCGCAGCGCTGGGAGATGCACCAGCACGGTACCCGCCAGCACACCTACTTCGGTACCCAGCGGGAAGCGATCGCCGCCGCCCGCGAACAGGCGCAAACACACCACCCGGCGAGGGTGGTGCTGCACGCACCCGACGGTTTCGCCTACCGCGAGTTCACCTGCTAG
- a CDS encoding glycoside hydrolase family 15 protein, producing the protein MSSRDRIADYGLLGDTRTAALVDECGSIDWLCLPHFDGDPVFARLVAGIDGGHFAVGPAGPAEVISRRYQPGTAVLETEWQAGAGRLLLTDGMVSELPSTVFPTLCLVRRLESRGAPVRVTVSFDPRAGAARRPMRSRAGPLGVICSSRATAVALSTDPLIHITPGSAIDVDVRPGHPLTLILSAAHHGPLTLIQPEHAWATLAQDAAGWRNWSGAIDYEGPGKETVIRSLITLRLLTYSPSGAPVAAPTTSLPESLGGSRNWDYRYAWPRDASIGVGTFLGVGLVDEARAFLYWLLHASRLDRPRLPVLLTIHGQPAPRERELDWPGFADSRPVRVGNGARDQHQLDNYGWVLDAMWLLERAGHRLYGETWRAGAAFADEVVRRWREPDAGIWEVRGEPAHYVHSKLMAWLTLDRALRIADHHRTSVRRRRRWESERDAIAVHVMGHGFDISRGSYMRTYQRSDVDAALLLLPVIGIEPAGSPRLRGTIDTVRRELSAGGPLLYRYRGGDDGLVGDEGAFLPCSFWLVQALAATGAVEDATAMFTELIEMGKPLGLFGEEVDPASGHLLGNYPQALTHATLVQAALAIRGAQEGSSSIPKATP; encoded by the coding sequence ATGAGTAGTAGAGATCGGATCGCCGACTACGGCCTCCTGGGAGACACCCGTACCGCCGCGCTCGTCGACGAATGCGGCTCCATCGACTGGCTGTGCCTGCCCCACTTCGATGGTGACCCCGTCTTCGCTCGTCTGGTAGCCGGTATTGACGGCGGCCACTTCGCCGTCGGGCCAGCCGGACCCGCCGAGGTCATCAGTCGGCGCTATCAGCCCGGAACCGCAGTCCTGGAAACCGAGTGGCAGGCCGGTGCCGGCCGGCTGCTGTTGACCGACGGGATGGTCAGCGAACTTCCTTCCACGGTCTTCCCGACCCTGTGTTTGGTTCGCCGGCTCGAGAGCCGCGGCGCCCCAGTGCGGGTCACTGTGTCTTTCGACCCGCGAGCTGGCGCCGCCCGTCGGCCCATGCGGAGCCGAGCCGGGCCGTTGGGGGTGATCTGCAGCAGTCGAGCAACCGCCGTCGCGTTGTCAACGGATCCATTGATCCACATCACGCCTGGCTCGGCCATCGATGTCGACGTCCGTCCCGGACATCCGCTCACCCTGATCCTGAGCGCCGCGCACCATGGTCCCCTTACGCTGATCCAGCCCGAGCACGCCTGGGCGACCCTGGCCCAGGACGCGGCTGGTTGGCGAAACTGGTCCGGCGCCATCGACTACGAGGGCCCGGGCAAGGAGACGGTCATCCGCAGCCTCATCACGCTGCGGCTCCTGACCTACTCGCCCTCGGGGGCTCCAGTCGCCGCCCCTACTACGTCATTGCCGGAAAGTCTTGGCGGCAGCCGAAACTGGGACTACCGCTATGCCTGGCCGCGCGACGCCAGCATCGGGGTCGGGACGTTCCTGGGCGTCGGTCTCGTCGACGAGGCACGTGCGTTCCTCTACTGGCTCTTGCACGCCAGCCGCCTCGATCGTCCCCGGCTGCCGGTCCTGCTCACCATCCACGGCCAACCCGCACCCCGCGAGCGCGAGCTGGACTGGCCCGGCTTCGCCGATAGCCGACCTGTCCGGGTCGGCAATGGTGCCCGCGACCAGCACCAGCTCGACAACTACGGGTGGGTTCTCGATGCCATGTGGCTCCTCGAACGCGCCGGCCACCGCCTCTACGGTGAGACCTGGAGGGCTGGTGCGGCGTTCGCCGACGAGGTCGTGCGACGCTGGCGCGAACCCGACGCCGGGATTTGGGAGGTTCGGGGGGAACCCGCCCACTACGTGCACTCCAAACTCATGGCGTGGCTCACTCTGGACCGGGCGCTGCGCATCGCTGATCACCACCGAACCTCCGTCCGCAGGCGGCGCCGTTGGGAGAGCGAGCGCGACGCCATCGCAGTCCACGTAATGGGCCACGGCTTCGACATCAGCCGGGGTAGCTACATGCGCACCTACCAGCGCTCCGATGTCGACGCCGCCCTCCTGTTGTTGCCCGTCATCGGGATCGAGCCCGCGGGTTCACCTCGGCTGCGCGGCACCATCGACACCGTCCGTCGGGAACTGTCCGCCGGTGGTCCGCTCCTTTACCGGTATCGGGGCGGTGACGACGGGCTCGTCGGTGACGAAGGTGCGTTCTTGCCCTGCTCGTTCTGGCTCGTCCAAGCCCTCGCCGCCACTGGTGCGGTCGAGGACGCGACCGCCATGTTCACCGAGCTCATCGAAATGGGCAAGCCGTTGGGCCTATTCGGCGAGGAAGTCGATCCCGCGAGCGGCCACCTATTGGGCAACTATCCTCAAGCCCTCACCCATGCAACGCTCGTCCAGGCTGCCCTGGCGATTCGAGGCGCTCAGGAAGGATCCAGCAGCATTCCCAAGGCGACCCCGTAG
- a CDS encoding phospholipase D family protein: MGTTFHGPSPWPHITRAIRTRGARYAAIGYLGQDAPELLPLRAGDLLVVNASKAAIRAHATSPAALSYYLNKGVRVLSSPTLHAKVIATSTRAVIGSANASENSTLADDAVVITDDPDIVAGVRTFINSLDEITEVDQVFLDDAILEWEIGRAVPLPGVTGRVRTEIDFLPAPVRRMFIKHAVEYQPTDTEQQVLDNQRGRHSTAGGPVVKYQLESLRLDTRGTIRRGDVIVFVDTGDEWIYPPAVVISDPMPIPRSGGAVLFFLRTRTDLPPVPLTDAEKALTDLGHPGSRLRTDHYVRSPHLRTALLALWDL, translated from the coding sequence ATGGGGACCACCTTCCACGGGCCGAGCCCGTGGCCGCACATCACCCGCGCCATCCGCACCCGGGGTGCCCGGTACGCCGCGATCGGCTATCTCGGGCAGGACGCACCCGAGTTGCTTCCGCTGCGCGCCGGGGACCTGTTGGTCGTCAACGCCTCCAAGGCCGCCATCCGGGCGCACGCCACCTCCCCCGCCGCCCTCTCCTACTATCTGAACAAGGGGGTGCGGGTGCTGTCGTCACCGACCCTGCACGCGAAAGTGATCGCTACCAGCACCCGGGCGGTGATCGGGTCGGCGAACGCGTCCGAAAACTCCACCCTCGCCGACGACGCCGTGGTCATCACCGACGACCCCGACATCGTCGCCGGTGTCCGCACGTTCATTAACAGCCTCGACGAGATCACCGAGGTCGATCAGGTGTTCCTCGACGACGCGATCCTCGAGTGGGAGATCGGCCGCGCCGTCCCACTGCCCGGGGTCACCGGCCGCGTTCGCACCGAAATAGATTTCCTGCCCGCGCCGGTGCGCCGGATGTTTATCAAACACGCCGTCGAGTATCAACCCACCGACACCGAACAACAGGTCCTCGACAACCAGCGGGGCCGGCATTCGACGGCGGGCGGGCCGGTGGTGAAGTACCAGCTCGAGTCGCTCCGCCTCGACACACGCGGCACCATTCGGCGCGGTGACGTGATTGTCTTCGTCGACACCGGCGACGAGTGGATCTACCCGCCGGCCGTGGTGATCTCCGATCCGATGCCGATCCCGCGGTCGGGCGGAGCGGTGTTGTTTTTCCTGCGCACCCGCACCGACCTGCCACCCGTGCCTCTCACCGACGCCGAGAAGGCGCTCACCGACCTCGGGCACCCCGGGTCACGGCTGCGGACCGATCACTACGTCCGCTCCCCCCACCTCCGCACGGCGCTGCTCGCACTATGGGACCTCTGA
- a CDS encoding CopG family transcriptional regulator, whose translation MTESRPGRIPVGDPIALRFDPETKNRLDEMAEGIGPRRFGALIRVACRRLVTQPKAVGNRLEEARRLSAVRRAIPLVMLTLKLEPDTVQKFTALAARYDTTVSALMRIALHRFLETPGRYKHPMLRETGRTGLSEKVEVMVNPSSRQQIWGLAGRHGDKLSTALLRVALRRLLDEPGDLTADLEAIAPLRDLRPEIFSARVNVHFDAPLRDRLDTLAAQVGSDRAELMRLAAQRVLEAPGMIEQAVNREIFRGEKNRAYLMARHVRRQARRRTQPD comes from the coding sequence ATGACGGAGTCGAGGCCAGGGCGGATCCCGGTGGGTGATCCCATCGCGCTGCGCTTCGACCCGGAGACCAAAAACCGACTCGACGAGATGGCCGAGGGCATCGGACCGCGCCGGTTCGGGGCGCTGATCCGCGTAGCCTGCCGACGACTGGTCACCCAGCCCAAAGCGGTCGGCAATCGTCTCGAGGAGGCGCGGCGACTCTCGGCAGTTCGGCGGGCGATCCCGCTGGTCATGCTCACGCTCAAACTGGAACCGGACACAGTACAGAAGTTCACGGCGCTGGCCGCCCGGTACGACACCACGGTCAGCGCACTCATGCGGATTGCCCTGCACCGATTCCTGGAAACCCCCGGCCGCTACAAACATCCGATGCTCCGCGAGACCGGGCGGACCGGACTGTCCGAGAAGGTCGAGGTCATGGTCAACCCGTCCAGCAGGCAACAGATCTGGGGCCTCGCCGGCCGACACGGGGACAAGCTCAGCACCGCGCTTCTTCGGGTTGCCCTGCGGCGCCTCCTCGATGAGCCCGGTGATCTCACCGCGGACCTGGAGGCCATCGCACCGTTGCGCGATCTTCGGCCCGAAATCTTTTCCGCCAGGGTGAATGTGCACTTCGATGCCCCGCTGCGGGACAGGCTCGACACTTTGGCCGCACAGGTGGGGTCCGATCGTGCCGAGTTGATGCGTCTGGCCGCGCAGCGTGTGCTCGAGGCCCCGGGAATGATCGAGCAGGCGGTTAATCGCGAGATCTTCCGCGGCGAGAAGAACCGGGCGTATCTCATGGCCCGCCACGTCCGCCGTCAGGCGCGACGCCGGACGCAGCCGGACTGA
- the mihF gene encoding integration host factor, actinobacterial type, producing MALPLMTPEQRAEALEKAAVARKARTELLSAVKAGDLTVAGVLAKAETDDIVKKTKVSALVKALPGVGKVRATQILEELSIADTRRIGGLGTNQRQALLDITA from the coding sequence ATGGCATTGCCCCTCATGACCCCCGAGCAGCGTGCCGAAGCACTGGAGAAAGCCGCGGTAGCACGGAAAGCACGGACCGAACTGCTGTCCGCGGTGAAGGCCGGTGACCTCACGGTCGCAGGAGTCCTCGCGAAGGCGGAGACGGACGACATCGTCAAGAAGACCAAGGTATCGGCCCTGGTCAAGGCCCTGCCTGGCGTCGGGAAGGTACGGGCAACGCAAATCCTCGAGGAGCTGTCGATCGCTGACACCCGCCGAATCGGTGGCCTGGGCACGAACCAGCGTCAGGCACTCCTCGACATCACCGCCTGA
- the ligD gene encoding non-homologous end-joining DNA ligase, with the protein MLATLGTLPAGESSGSWAAEIKYDGCRLLASAGGRSDPVLWSRNLNVVTSSYPELVEALADAFGGGRRVVLDGEVVALGADGRPSFGRLQRRMHVARPSTVLRRQVTVNFFAFDLLVLNGKDVMSVPYLDRRSALAELVPSHGAGLPVQAPPHWLGLSADTMLGVARETGMEGVVFKKVSSIYLPGRRTRSWVKTLVRQRMSAIVIGWVAGGGAQRNVVGSLILGAYDTEGVLRHIGHVGTGFTASMRRQLRDQLGKLERPTSPLPASSTHGDAPRGVSWVEPRVVVDVEFREFSESGGLRHSSFKGQRSDIPPEDATLPEQR; encoded by the coding sequence ATGTTGGCGACCCTGGGCACTTTGCCTGCGGGTGAATCCAGTGGATCCTGGGCAGCGGAAATCAAGTACGACGGCTGCCGACTGCTGGCCTCTGCCGGTGGCCGAAGCGATCCGGTTCTGTGGTCGCGGAATCTGAACGTGGTGACGTCGTCGTATCCGGAACTGGTCGAGGCCTTGGCCGACGCTTTTGGCGGCGGCCGCCGGGTGGTGCTCGACGGGGAGGTCGTTGCGTTGGGAGCCGATGGGCGGCCTTCGTTCGGCCGTTTGCAACGACGCATGCATGTGGCGCGCCCGTCGACGGTGCTGCGCCGCCAGGTCACGGTCAACTTTTTCGCGTTCGACCTGCTTGTTCTGAACGGCAAGGATGTGATGTCGGTGCCGTATCTCGATCGCCGGTCGGCACTCGCCGAGCTTGTCCCCTCACACGGTGCGGGTCTGCCGGTACAGGCACCTCCGCATTGGCTCGGACTGAGCGCGGACACCATGCTCGGTGTGGCCCGTGAAACCGGGATGGAAGGTGTGGTTTTCAAGAAGGTGTCCTCGATCTACCTGCCGGGCAGGAGAACTCGTTCGTGGGTGAAAACTCTTGTGAGACAGAGAATGTCGGCCATCGTGATTGGCTGGGTCGCGGGCGGTGGGGCGCAGCGGAACGTGGTCGGATCGCTCATCCTTGGCGCCTATGACACCGAGGGAGTCTTGAGGCACATCGGTCATGTAGGGACCGGTTTTACTGCCTCGATGCGCCGGCAACTGCGCGACCAACTGGGGAAACTTGAGCGCCCGACCAGCCCCCTTCCAGCCTCGTCAACACATGGTGACGCGCCTCGTGGTGTGTCTTGGGTCGAGCCTCGGGTTGTCGTTGACGTCGAGTTCCGCGAGTTCAGCGAGAGTGGCGGCCTGAGACACTCGTCGTTCAAAGGGCAGCGATCGGATATCCCGCCCGAGGACGCCACCCTGCCCGAGCAGCGCTGA
- a CDS encoding SOS response-associated peptidase gives MHACRRRATSSPSGSLRNLKWGLTPFWAKDPKIGSRMINARAETVHEKPAYRQCFRSRRGIVPVSGFYEWFPTDEVGKSGKPLKQPYYIHPADGGILPLAGIFDFWRNPDAPDDDPDAWVVTFAVITTDATDDVGHIHDRMPMSVAQENWADWLDPTNTDVDYARSLMAPPQPGSVDTYPVSKAVNNVRNNGEDLLKPSAPEGLS, from the coding sequence TTGCACGCGTGCCGAAGGCGGGCGACGAGCAGTCCCAGCGGCAGTTTACGCAACCTCAAATGGGGTTTGACGCCATTCTGGGCAAAGGATCCGAAGATCGGCTCACGCATGATCAATGCTCGCGCCGAGACCGTGCACGAAAAGCCTGCATACAGGCAGTGTTTTAGATCGCGGCGCGGGATTGTGCCGGTTTCGGGGTTCTACGAGTGGTTCCCGACCGACGAGGTCGGCAAGTCCGGGAAACCGCTCAAGCAGCCGTACTACATCCATCCGGCCGACGGTGGCATTCTGCCATTGGCCGGCATCTTCGACTTCTGGCGCAACCCCGACGCCCCCGACGACGACCCGGACGCGTGGGTGGTCACGTTCGCAGTCATCACCACCGATGCCACCGACGACGTGGGACATATTCACGATCGGATGCCGATGAGTGTGGCCCAAGAGAACTGGGCGGACTGGCTCGACCCGACGAACACGGACGTCGACTACGCCCGATCCTTGATGGCGCCACCGCAACCGGGCAGCGTGGACACCTATCCGGTGTCCAAGGCCGTCAACAACGTCAGGAACAACGGCGAGGATTTGCTGAAGCCGAGCGCACCAGAAGGCCTCTCCTGA
- a CDS encoding IS5 family transposase (programmed frameshift) — MLDGLSLRLVPDALWEIVEPLIPRFAARPQGGGSAPVDDRAVFTAIVYVLTSGCAWRHLPPSFGVTVPTAHRRFTVWAAAGVFERLHREVLDRLGSAGELDWTAAILDAASVRAKKGGSLTGPSPVDRGKKGSKIHVLSESNGIPLVVDVSAANTHDSTLLQPMVSAIPAVKSRRGPRRRKPGKLRADKGYDYDKHRRWLREEGIVPRIARRGIERNDRLGRYRWKIERTIAWLTGYRRLTIRYERRAEHFAGFLHLAAALTCFKKLPT, encoded by the exons GTGTTAGATGGGTTGTCACTGCGGTTGGTGCCGGATGCGTTGTGGGAGATCGTCGAACCGTTGATTCCGCGATTCGCCGCACGGCCGCAGGGAGGTGGCAGTGCGCCGGTGGATGATCGGGCGGTGTTCACCGCGATCGTGTACGTGCTGACCAGTGGATGTGCGTGGCGGCATCTGCCGCCCTCGTTCGGGGTCACAGTTCCTACCGCGCACCGAAGATTTACCGTCTGGGCGGCGGCAGGGGTGTTCGAGAGACTGCACCGTGAGGTGCTCGACCGGCTCGGTAGCGCCGGTGAACTCGACTGGACGGCAGCGATCCTGGACGCCGCGAGCGTGCGGGCGAAAAAAG GGGGATCGCTGACCGGGCCGAGTCCGGTCGATCGCGGCAAGAAGGGGTCGAAGATCCACGTCCTGTCCGAGTCGAATGGAATCCCGCTGGTCGTCGATGTGTCCGCGGCGAACACCCACGACAGCACCTTGCTGCAACCGATGGTCAGCGCGATCCCGGCGGTGAAGTCCCGACGTGGGCCGCGCCGTCGCAAACCCGGAAAGCTTCGCGCCGATAAGGGCTACGACTACGACAAGCACCGCCGGTGGCTGCGCGAAGAGGGCATTGTCCCGCGCATCGCTCGTCGCGGAATCGAGAGGAACGACCGGCTGGGCCGGTACCGGTGGAAGATCGAACGCACCATCGCCTGGCTCACCGGCTACCGACGCCTGACCATCCGCTATGAACGCCGCGCCGAGCACTTTGCCGGATTCCTCCATCTCGCGGCCGCGCTCACTTGCTTCAAGAAACTCCCCACATGA
- a CDS encoding DUF4268 domain-containing protein, with translation MDLVLDVAEHPVGSFSLDLKGYDETTGEVVIVENQLEPSNHTHLGQIITYAAGTDPTTIVWVTTGFRPEHRAAIDWLNQRTDDNTRVFGIVIRVVKIGNSQAAPNFELVAQPNDWEKQVKKATSSAHGEASAMVRQYRDFWEAVLEQIRANHPEWTRAQTSGAPWCNTPLGLSGVVLSMAWVNGSLVTQIYFDSRDADLNRARFDWLREHRSAFETALGQTLSWDEMSGRKGARIVLNSTFNDISATERWPEMITWLIEQQTLFRGTLSAVGGVAALRDIRPL, from the coding sequence ATGGACCTCGTTCTTGACGTCGCAGAACACCCAGTGGGTAGCTTCAGCCTGGACTTGAAGGGCTACGACGAAACGACAGGTGAGGTCGTGATCGTCGAGAACCAGTTGGAGCCGTCAAATCACACCCACCTCGGCCAGATCATCACCTATGCCGCGGGAACCGATCCGACCACGATCGTGTGGGTAACCACGGGCTTTCGGCCGGAGCATCGCGCTGCCATCGACTGGTTAAACCAGCGCACGGACGACAACACTCGTGTCTTCGGAATCGTCATCCGCGTGGTCAAGATCGGAAACTCGCAAGCAGCACCAAACTTTGAATTGGTAGCGCAGCCAAATGACTGGGAAAAGCAAGTCAAGAAAGCCACCTCATCGGCCCACGGTGAAGCGTCGGCGATGGTCCGCCAGTACCGAGATTTCTGGGAGGCGGTCCTAGAGCAGATCAGGGCCAATCATCCCGAATGGACGCGGGCTCAAACCAGTGGAGCGCCGTGGTGCAACACTCCACTGGGGCTCAGCGGCGTTGTGCTCTCGATGGCTTGGGTGAACGGTTCGCTGGTCACCCAGATTTACTTCGACTCGCGCGACGCTGATCTCAACAGGGCACGATTCGACTGGCTTCGCGAGCACCGCAGCGCGTTCGAGACGGCACTCGGCCAGACACTTTCCTGGGACGAGATGTCGGGCCGGAAGGGCGCACGTATTGTGCTGAATTCTACCTTCAATGACATCTCCGCCACTGAACGTTGGCCTGAGATGATCACCTGGCTCATTGAGCAGCAGACACTCTTTCGTGGGACACTCTCCGCGGTCGGCGGAGTCGCCGCCCTTCGCGACATAAGGCCGCTGTGA
- a CDS encoding IS3 family transposase (programmed frameshift) — protein sequence MPNVYPAEVREKAVRLVLEHRDEYASEYEAIRTIAERMSLKTETVRVWVRKAEAAGGGTPAASASEAEAELRALRRKNAELEKTIEILKAATFFLRAGVRPATQVICRFIAEHRDQFGVVPICRVLTEHGCTIAPRTFYAWRSRPLSKRALWDATITAVLASYYVERDEHGRRRPESLYGSLKMWAHLRRQGIEVARCTVERLMRVNGWRGASRAKRVRTTVPEPSAPRPPDLVDRNFRVDRPDALYVADFTYVRMVSGFAYTAFVIDAFAGTIVGWEVSTSKETAFVQRAVNQACTLRTMQGNPLRGNTIHHSDAGSQYTALRFGETLFLQGLLPSIGSVADAFDNALAETTVGLYKAECIADDSPFRIGPLRTVSDVEEATSAWVHWYNTDRLMHRLGRIPPTEYEARYYAAERADQPVAHK from the exons ATGCCGAATGTCTATCCAGCCGAGGTGCGGGAGAAGGCCGTGCGCCTGGTCCTCGAACACCGTGACGAGTACGCCTCGGAGTACGAGGCGATCCGTACGATCGCCGAGCGGATGTCCCTGAAGACGGAGACGGTGCGGGTGTGGGTCCGCAAGGCCGAGGCGGCGGGTGGCGGCACCCCGGCTGCGTCGGCATCGGAGGCTGAGGCCGAACTGCGGGCTTTGCGGCGGAAGAACGCCGAGCTCGAGAAGACCATCGAAATATTGAAGGCTGCAACGT TCTTTCTTCGCGCGGGAGTGCGACCCGCCACGCAAGTGATCTGCCGGTTCATCGCCGAACACCGCGATCAGTTCGGGGTCGTACCGATCTGCCGGGTGCTCACCGAGCACGGGTGCACGATCGCCCCGAGAACCTTCTACGCCTGGCGCAGCCGGCCGTTGTCGAAACGGGCATTGTGGGACGCCACCATCACCGCGGTGCTGGCCTCCTACTACGTCGAGCGGGACGAGCACGGTCGACGCAGGCCGGAGTCGCTGTACGGCTCGTTGAAGATGTGGGCCCACCTGCGCCGTCAGGGCATCGAGGTGGCCCGCTGCACCGTCGAACGGCTCATGCGCGTCAACGGGTGGCGCGGTGCCAGCAGGGCGAAGAGGGTCCGCACCACCGTGCCGGAGCCGTCGGCGCCGCGGCCGCCGGATCTGGTCGACCGGAACTTCCGGGTCGATCGGCCCGACGCGCTCTATGTCGCGGACTTCACGTACGTCCGGATGGTGTCCGGCTTCGCGTACACGGCGTTCGTCATCGATGCGTTCGCCGGCACGATCGTCGGTTGGGAGGTGTCGACGTCGAAGGAGACCGCGTTCGTGCAGCGGGCGGTGAACCAGGCCTGCACCTTGCGGACGATGCAAGGTAACCCATTGCGCGGAAACACTATTCACCACAGCGACGCGGGGTCGCAATATACGGCTCTGCGCTTCGGGGAGACCTTGTTCCTGCAGGGACTGCTGCCGTCGATCGGGTCGGTGGCCGACGCCTTCGACAACGCCCTCGCCGAGACGACGGTCGGGCTCTACAAGGCCGAGTGCATCGCCGACGACTCCCCGTTCCGCATCGGGCCGCTACGCACCGTCAGCGACGTCGAGGAGGCCACCTCGGCGTGGGTGCACTGGTACAACACCGACCGGCTGATGCACCGCCTTGGGCGGATCCCACCCACCGAGTACGAGGCCAGGTACTACGCTGCAGAACGTGCCGATCAACCGGTCGCACACAAATAA
- a CDS encoding tyrosine-type recombinase/integrase, with protein MSESRDGNRNLESLRVELVGSLVSTGDPWEPFRLVDACGEPVGAVTAYLAELQAAGRSTATQRSYGMDLLRWFRFLSAVEVAWQEATRAEARDFSRWIQMGTKPVRPHWRSSDKPAAATIPTLNPVTGKSSPGRTYAVATVAHSETVLRGFYAFHVEAGTGPLANPFPLARSGRPNAHHNQMDPFQRQRAGLYRPRQVKRIPRQIPDALFNELFARLSCDRDRALVAFWVSTGVRASELLGVLQGGVDPGGQLITVVRKGSRAMQQVPASPDAFVWLRLYQQQTHGVVPAGPDDPVWWTLRRPYRALNYHAARAMFGRANALLGSNWSLHDLRHTAAYRLARDPQMPITDVQWVLGHSSLTTTQIYVNPTPEDVVEAVLAHHRRRTEPLPEPEQPPLRYRQDSLDVLFGRGTS; from the coding sequence ATGTCTGAATCACGAGATGGAAATCGGAATCTGGAGTCGTTGAGGGTCGAGTTGGTCGGGTCGTTGGTGTCCACCGGCGATCCGTGGGAGCCGTTTCGGTTGGTCGATGCTTGTGGTGAGCCGGTGGGCGCGGTGACGGCGTATCTGGCCGAACTGCAGGCGGCGGGCCGGTCGACGGCAACGCAGCGTTCCTACGGGATGGACCTGCTTCGGTGGTTCCGTTTCCTGTCGGCAGTGGAGGTCGCGTGGCAGGAGGCGACGAGGGCCGAGGCGCGAGACTTCTCCCGATGGATTCAGATGGGCACCAAACCCGTTCGGCCGCATTGGCGTTCCTCCGACAAGCCTGCAGCGGCGACGATACCGACGCTTAACCCGGTGACCGGCAAGAGCTCGCCGGGTCGCACCTACGCCGTGGCGACCGTGGCGCACTCCGAAACGGTGCTGCGCGGCTTCTACGCGTTCCACGTGGAGGCCGGTACCGGGCCGTTGGCGAATCCGTTTCCGCTGGCCCGGTCCGGTCGCCCGAATGCGCATCACAACCAGATGGACCCGTTTCAGCGGCAGCGCGCCGGTCTGTATCGGCCCCGGCAGGTCAAGCGGATCCCTCGGCAGATTCCTGACGCGCTGTTCAATGAGTTGTTCGCTCGCTTGTCGTGTGATCGGGACCGGGCGTTGGTCGCGTTTTGGGTGTCCACCGGAGTTCGAGCGTCGGAACTGCTGGGAGTGCTGCAAGGCGGCGTCGATCCTGGCGGGCAGTTGATCACAGTGGTGCGCAAGGGGTCACGGGCGATGCAACAGGTCCCCGCGTCGCCGGACGCGTTCGTGTGGTTGCGGCTCTACCAGCAGCAGACACACGGCGTGGTGCCCGCCGGGCCGGATGACCCGGTGTGGTGGACGCTGAGACGGCCGTATCGTGCGTTGAACTACCACGCCGCCCGGGCGATGTTCGGCCGTGCGAACGCGCTGCTGGGGTCGAATTGGTCGCTCCACGACCTGCGTCACACCGCGGCCTATCGGCTGGCCCGCGACCCGCAGATGCCGATCACCGACGTGCAATGGGTGCTTGGCCACTCGTCGCTGACCACAACTCAGATCTACGTCAATCCGACTCCCGAAGACGTCGTCGAGGCGGTGCTGGCCCACCACCGACGACGAACCGAGCCGCTGCCCGAACCCGAGCAACCGCCGCTGAGATATCGGCAGGACAGCCTGGACGTGCTGTTCGGCCGGGGGACGTCATGA